The Maridesulfovibrio ferrireducens DNA segment GTATAAGTCATCCGAATATACTGCATTCACTTGTGTTGTCGATCAAGTCAATTCCACACGAAACGTCGAGGAGCCTAATAGATAAGGGCATAGGATAATAACCATTTTTGATTTTGTCTAACAAAATCAAAAATGTTTGAAATCCAATATAATATAAGCAGGTTTTATAATTATGTCGATTAGAATGTTATAATCTTCCTTCTTCGAAGGCATGACAAACAACTAATCCTTCGTTTTCTACTTGAATAGCTTGAGGTCTTTCTTCTCTGCAACGGTCATTTGCATGAGGACATCTACCGTTGAATACGCAACCTGTAGGCAGATTAATAGGAGTAGGCACATCTCCAGAGAGGTGAATATGCTTTTTACGTTTTCCGCCAAGGGTCGGTATAGCTGAGAGAAGAGCTTGTGTATACGGATGCTTAGGCGATGAAAATAGATCTTTTGCAGGAGCAAGTTCGCATAAACAGCCCAGATACATAACTGCCACTCTGGTGCTGATATGCTCTACAACTGAAAGGTCATGGCTGATAAACAGGTAAGTCAGGTTGCGTTCTTCCTGCGCGTCCATCAGCAGGTTTAAGACTTGGGCCTGAATGGATACATCAAGAGCGGCGATGGGTTCATCTGCCACAATAAATTCAGGGTCTACTGCAAGTGCGCGTGCAATGCTTATGCGCTGTCTTTGTCCACCTGAAAATTCATGCGGATAATTATTAACCCATTCCGGGTCCATGCCGACGCTACGCATCACCTTGTGAAGGTGGTCTTTAGCTTCCCCGCGTGAGATTCCCTTATTGTGAAAGTAGATCGGTTCTTCAATTATCTGCCGAACTGTCATACGTGGATTCAGAGACGCATAAGGGTCCTGAAAAACCATCTGCATTTTCGTACGGAACGGGAGCATTTGAGAGGATGACAGTTGGTCAATACGATGTCCATCATAATAGATTTCACCGCTGTTAGGAGGGTAGAGCCCCATAACTGTTCTTGCGAGTGTGGATTTACCACATCCTGATTCGCCTACAACACTGAGGGTTTCACCTTTTTTTATTGCAAAGCTGATGTCATTTACAGCCTGAACAATAGTATGGCGGCGCGTGATGCGTCCTTTTTCCAATGATAACTGATCAAGCAATCCACCTGAAATGTCGAAGTGCTTAACCAGATTTTTTACTTCTACGAGGGAGTCAGTCTGCATGACGAGTCTCTATTATTTATCGGCATGGTGGCAGGCCACCAGAATACCGGATTTATTTTCGATAAGTTTCGGGACTTCACGTTCACAAATATCTGTACAGAGGTTGCACCTTGCATGAAATGGACAACCGGACGGCATGTTCACCAAAGAAGGCATGGCTCCGGGAATCTGAGTCAGTCTGTCACCGGCTCCTCCGCTTTGCGGCAGTGCGGCGATCAGTCCTTTTGTATAAGGATGACCAGGATTCGTTGTAACTTCACTGGTGATGCCTGTTTCAACAATGCTTCCTGCATACATAACCGCTATTCTCTGTGTCACTTCTGAGACAACAGCAAGATCGTGTGTGATCAGGATAAGAGCCATATCATCCGATTGGCAAAGCTCAAGGAGAAGATCCATAATTTCAGCCTGAATGGTAACATCAAGGGCTGTTGTGGGCTCATCCGCAATAATCAGGGACGGTTCAGTCAAAAGCGAAATGGCGATTACAATACGTTGACGCATGCCTCCGGAGAATTCATGCGGATACTGAGCAAGTCTTTTGTGCGGAGAAGGAATGTAGACCTTTCTAAGCTTTTCAAGAGCAATCTCTTCGGCTTCTTTGCGGGATACATTCATGTGGGCTAACACAGTCTCGATCATCTGGGTGCCGATGGTAAGAACCGGATTAAGGGTCATCATCGGGTCCTGAAAGATCATTGAGATTCTGTTGCCGCGAATCTTGCGCATTTCTTCGCTGGGTAGTTTCGCTAGATTTTTACCTTCAAACAGGATTGATCCGTTTGAGATATATCCAGGTTTTGATATCAGATTAATGATCGAAAAACCGGTAACAGATTTACCTGCTCCGGATTCTCCAACCAGTCCGAGTCTTTCACCTTTATCCAGATTAAAACTTACATTGCGTACAGCCGTTAGAGAGCCGTTCCGCAAAGCGAAGCCTACGCTTAAGTCTTTTACTTCGAGTAGATGTTGCATGGTCTTCTATCCCTTATACAGCTTGGGGTTCAGGAAATCGCGTAGCCAGTCGCCAAGCAGGTTGATGACCAGAATCAGAACTACAAGTGTAATTCCGGGGAACATGGTAATCCACCACGATCCGCTGAATATATACTCAAATCCCACATTAATCAGCGATCCAAGAGAGGGCTGTGTAACGGGCATGCCCAGTCCTACGAAGGAAAGTGCAGCTTCACTCATGATGGCAT contains these protein-coding regions:
- a CDS encoding ABC transporter ATP-binding protein yields the protein MQTDSLVEVKNLVKHFDISGGLLDQLSLEKGRITRRHTIVQAVNDISFAIKKGETLSVVGESGCGKSTLARTVMGLYPPNSGEIYYDGHRIDQLSSSQMLPFRTKMQMVFQDPYASLNPRMTVRQIIEEPIYFHNKGISRGEAKDHLHKVMRSVGMDPEWVNNYPHEFSGGQRQRISIARALAVDPEFIVADEPIAALDVSIQAQVLNLLMDAQEERNLTYLFISHDLSVVEHISTRVAVMYLGCLCELAPAKDLFSSPKHPYTQALLSAIPTLGGKRKKHIHLSGDVPTPINLPTGCVFNGRCPHANDRCREERPQAIQVENEGLVVCHAFEEGRL
- a CDS encoding ABC transporter ATP-binding protein, translated to MQHLLEVKDLSVGFALRNGSLTAVRNVSFNLDKGERLGLVGESGAGKSVTGFSIINLISKPGYISNGSILFEGKNLAKLPSEEMRKIRGNRISMIFQDPMMTLNPVLTIGTQMIETVLAHMNVSRKEAEEIALEKLRKVYIPSPHKRLAQYPHEFSGGMRQRIVIAISLLTEPSLIIADEPTTALDVTIQAEIMDLLLELCQSDDMALILITHDLAVVSEVTQRIAVMYAGSIVETGITSEVTTNPGHPYTKGLIAALPQSGGAGDRLTQIPGAMPSLVNMPSGCPFHARCNLCTDICEREVPKLIENKSGILVACHHADK